CCCTTGATAGGAGCAGAGGCGATAGTAACATTGTTCTTCTCGGCACGGGTCAGGGTAATCATCAGCTTGCCATTCTTCATGGTCTTACCCAATACGAAGTTGTGGTCTTCCTTCTGGAGAAGTGCCAAGCCTGCGATATCCTTGTCGTTGCGAGGAGTAAAGTTGATTTCTGTCTCAGCTGTGAAGGTGCCGTGCTGCTGACGTGCCCAGATGGCAGACATCGGTTCACGCTTGTAGATATTGCCTGGCAGGAGATTGAACTTCAATTTGCCGTTTTCTACCTTGTAACAGTCAACGAAGTCGCGGAGGAACATCCAGCGTGGATTCAACTCTTTCAGACCCGCCTTATTGTTATCTGCTTCGAAGTTATCCACATAAGAGAAGTTGCCTGAGAACTCATTCTTTGCGGCAGGCTTCAAACCAGCCTTCTCTCCAACGGTAGAGATAGGAGTATTCTTGGCAAGAATCTCTGGCCATCCATTCTTCCAGGTTACAGGCAGGAGATAAGTATCGCGACCTGTATTGTACATATCTTCTTCGTATGGACGGCAAGCCAGGAATACAGCCCACCAGTTACCCTTGCCATCTTCTACGATGTCGGCATGACCGGCACTTGATACTGGGTCCTTGCGGTTAGGGTCGAGACCGGTTCGCTGGGTAAGAATAGGGTTGTTAGGGCATTCCTCCCATGGTCCCATCGGATTCTTGGCACGCAGGATAACCTCGCTGTGCCATCCGCCTGTACCACCTTCTGCACACATCAGATAATAGAACTTGCCCTTCTTGAAGAGGTGAGGACCCTCAATCCAGATAGGACGCGCCTCTACATGGGTTCCGCCACGCAGAATCTCCTTGAAGTCTCCCTTGATGCTGTCGCCCTTCACGTCGAATTCGAAGCAGCGGATAGCACGCTGACCCTCATAGTCGGCACCGCCAACTACCGGACCGTTATGCACGATATATCCCTTTCCGTTGTCATCGAAGAAGAAGCTAGGGTCGATGCCGTCAATCTTCTTCAGATAGATAGGCTCGCTCCAGCCTTTGGAAGGATCTTTTGATTTCACAAAGAAGTTGCCGGCTCCCACATTGGTGGTAATCATATAGAAGGTCTTGTTCTTCTTGTTATAGCTGATGGCTGGTGCGAAGATACCGGCTGATACCTGCTGGCCCTTCAATGGAACCTGTGATGTGCGGTCGAGGACATGACCGGCAGGCTGCCAGTTGACCAGGTCTTTACTGGTTGAGAGAGGCACACCTGGGAAGAAGGTAAACGAAGAGTTTACCAGATAGTAGGTGTCGCCTACGCGACAGAGTGATGGGTCTGGATAGAAACCAGCCAGTACCGGGTTGTAATACTGGTGAGTCTTGTCGATTTCAACATTGAAGCGAGCGTCATTGCCCGCATACTTGAAATAGTCAAACTCAGCTGTCTGCGCCTGTGCAGCGGCTGCAAGCGTCAGGGAAAGCGATAAGATTGCAATTTTCTTCATTTTATTATTGGGTTTAAAATTACAGAATGAGTATCTGAACTCATGGCTGAAACATGTATTCAGAATTCTGCTGCAAAGTTACCGCTTTCCTTTTAAATATACCCCCACAGAATGTTACCAACACTTTGCGAGGCGTATCATAAACATCTCTATTTGTAACAAATACTTTATTTTGGGAAACATCTGGCCTTTTCTGCAGTGAAAAGGCTAGATTTTCCGGTGTGCCTGCATATAATCGCGAGGCGAAGAGCCATAAAAGTTCTTGAACATGGTGCTGAAGCTGGCTGGGTTGGAGAAACCGCAGCTAAACATGATGTCTGATATCGTCTTGTTAGAGTGGCTCAGCAACTTTTCGGCATATTGCAGACGGGTATTGCGGATGAAGGCATGTGGTGTCTGGTTGGTCAGTTCCTTCATTCGGCGGTGCAGATGCACACGGCTCAGTCCTACTTCGCGGGCAATCATATCCACACTCAGGTCCTCATTACCGATGTTATCATTGATTACCTTCATCACCTGTTCCATCAGCTGGTCTTTTGGCGACAGGTCTTTTTCTATCGCAATCTGCCTGTCGCTCTGTCTCTCGTTGCCTATAAACTTGTTTTTCAAAGTACGGCGCACGTTGAGCAGGTTGATGATGGTGCGGCGCAGAATGTCCATATTGAACGGCTTCACCACATAGGCATCGGCACCCGACTGCAAACCGGTCAGCTGGTCTTCCTCTCTGCTCATCGCTGTGAGCAGAATCACCGGAATGTGGTTGGTGTTCACATTGTTCTTGATCTTGGTACAGAGCGTATTGCCGTCCATTTCTGGCATCATGATGTCTGAGATAACGAGGCTTGGCTTCTGCTTGATAATCTCCGGCAGCGCCTCCTTTCCGTTGCAGAAGGTAAGGATATTGTAGGTTTCCTGTAGTTGGGTCTTCAGGAAATTACGTATTGCCTCATCGTCTTCTACCACAGCGATGGTGCTCTTTGCCTTGCTCTTGAAATCTTCTTCGGCGTCATTGGCTGTATCGGCAGCATTCTCTTCGTTTCCTTCCTCCATGTTTTCTTCCAGTTCCTTGATGTCTTCAGCAGTCTGTGGCTCCGGTGCATCTATCATTTCTTCCGGTTTCAGATGCTCGTTGCCCAGAGGCAGCGTGATGAGAAACTGGCTTCCTTCCTTCCAGTCGGCTTCATCAAGTGTCTTGTTGTGGGCGGCTGTAATGGTTCCGTAGTGCAGTTCCACGAGCGAGCGTGTCAGGTCGAGACCGATTCCCGTACCTACATTCCGGTCATTAGAAGTAGTGGTACTCTGATAGAAGCGCTGGAAAATCGTTTCGAGCTTTTCCTCCTGAATGCCCTTGCCGCTGTCCTTGATGGCGATGCGGACATGATGAGGCGAGTGGGAGAGGGTGATACGGATTCTGCCGCCTGCAGGAGTAAACTTGAAGGCGTTTGACAGGACATTCATCAATACCTTGTCAAAGTTGTCGCGGTCTATCCATACCGGGAGAGTTTCGTCTTCGTGCTCAAAGGTGAATTGGATGCTCTTGGCTATCGCCTGCTGGCAGAAGAGTTTGTATTCATCGCCAATAAAGGCAACCATATCGGTTTCGCTCATGTGCATCACCATCTGTCCCTTGTCAATCTTTCTCAGGTCCATCATCTGGTTAATCAGGTGCAGGATTCGTTCCGAGTTCTTGCGCATCATATCGTAGATGCCCTGTCGGTGAGCGTCTTTATCTTCCTTAATCAGCGTGAACAGCGGAGTGAGGATAAGGGTCAATGGGGTACGGATTTCGTGGCTGATGTTCATGAAGAACTTCAGTTTTGCTTCGCCCATCTCTTCCGCATGGATATGCTGCTGCAATATGAGCTGGTCTTCCATCTTGCGTTTGCGGTGCTTGATATAGCGCAGACAGAGCCCCAGGAAGGCAAGCAGATAGCAGAGTCTTGCCCAGATGCTGGCGTACCAGGCTGGGTGAACGATGATGGAGAACTCCTTGACAGGGGTTTCGTATCCGTTGCAGATGGCCTTGACACGGAACTTGTAGGTACCTGCAGGCATGTGTGAGAATGACTGCTCGTTCATGCCAGACTGTATGGTTCGCCAATCCTCACCATTGATGCTGTAGGCGTAACTGATCTGCTCTACATTATTATATGTAAGAGTAGACAGTTGGATGGTGAAGGTGTTGTCTTCATGAGATAAGGAGAACTTGTCGCTGTTGTAGGCGGCTTTGTCGGTGATAGTATAGATGCCCGATTCCATATCCGGGTATACAGGTTGGTTGCCCAAAAAAAGTCCTGATATGGTAACTTTTGCCTGCCAAGGATGCTGTTTTACCTTGTCCGTATCAAACCAGTTGATACCGCCGGTTCCGCCCATCACCAGCATCTTTCCTCCCCAGAGCGTGCAGGCTGCTGCATCGCTGAACTCATTGCTCTGCAAGCCATTGTCTGAGTAGTACTTGTTGATGGTACCTTTTTCTGTATCTACCTGGTTTAAGCCACAGGTAGTTCCTATCCAGATTCTACCCTTGTAATCTTCTATGATGCTGGCTACGCTGTTGTCTGAAAGTCCAAGTTCTGTGTTATAGATCTTCGGATGAGCATATCCCTGCTTCGGATCATAGCAGATTGCGCCGTCTTCAGTGCCAAACCATACGCGGTTCTTGCTGTCAGTATAAACGCAATGAGAGAAACTGCCCTTGTTCAGACAGTTGACGCCACCGAAAGTGGAAGTCCAGCTGTTTTTTTGCCGGTCATAGCAAGCCAGACCCACAGAAGTGGCTACGAAAACCCGCTTACCATCTTTTGAGATGCTAAGTTTCACGAGGTAATCATTAGGAATACTGTTCTTTTTCAGGTTGTTGTCGGCACCATCTTGTTTTTTCCATTGCTTGATGCTTCCATCTGGAGAAAGGCGGAAAAGTCCTTTGCCCATGGTAGCAAACCATATATTGCCCTGCGGGTCTTCCTGGATATCGAAGATGCCCGCCTGGTTGCCAATGCCTAGGCTGAATGGATGGAAAGATCCCCCCGCATCTATAAATCCGATGCCGTTACTATAGGTTCCTACCCATGTTTTGCCCTTCTGGTCTTTGCAGAGTGCCAGTACCGTGGTGTTGCTTAATAAATGGTCGTTGATACTACCGGTTTTTATGTCAAAGAGGTAAAGACCATCCTTGTCGGTGCCCACCCAGACTTGATCGCCCTGGTTGGCACACAGACTTGTGATGCAGTTTTCACCTATCACGTTGCGGCTGTCCAAACGGTAGCCCATATAGTTGAAATCGCATTGAGCCTGCGACTGCATGAATACGCCCTTCTGGAGCATACTCACCCAGATGTTTCCCGTAAAATCTTCTATAATGCTGGTAATCTTGCTCTTGGCAATATTTACTTCATGGCAGAACAGAGGATTATTTTGCAAGAATCCTGTTACAGGATTATACACGAAGATACCCATACCATCGCAACCGATAAACAAGCGCTGGTCGCGGCTGATATAGATGTTGTCAATAGGAAGATTGCCTATGCCGGCTATCTTGGTGAAGATGGTTGAACCTGCCTTGAGTAGGTAAACACCATCATTCTTGGTAGCAAGATAAATGTTGCCCTTGTCGTCTTGCCTGATATCTTGTGTGTTAAGTTGCTCTGTTCCCATGATGCGTGAAACAAGCTTGCCGTTCTTTTCTTTCCGTAACAGCTTTCCGTTTTCCAGGATAATCCAGAGCCTTTCTTGTTTGTCTTCCAGAATCTTATGTATGTATTTCAGGTTCTCCACTTCTCCTTTCACGGTGTAACAGGCGTTTGCATCTATTTTCTTGGTCATGATGCCGTAACCGGAGGTAACGACAGCAATATCGCCATTGTGCAAACGGCTTACCTGGGTAACGTAAGTGTTTATAGGCTTATTTCTTGAATCGAGCATAGGTACGTTGCAGTACCTATTACCATTAAGTATAAGTAGCGACTTGTTTGTTCCCAGCACAATACGCCCCTTTTCATCCTGTGTTATGCAGTTGATATAGTTGCTGTTGAGCCCGTTACTGTTGCCGTAGGTTTTTTTGATGACCATAAAGTTATAGCCATCATAGATATTCAAGCCGTTACGGGTGGCAATCCAAATGAAACCATTTGAATCCTGGAACACCTGAGTGGCAAGGTTGCTCGAAAGCTGGTTGTCTGAATTGAAAAGTTTTCCTCGCTGCGCCATCATGTTCTGTGCAGTGAGACAGAAGATAAACATCAGTAAAAGACCGATGTATCTCATTGTTCTGAGGTTTGATTTCATGGAAATCATCATGATTCTTGGTTTCATTGTCTTTTGGCTTTTTTATATTCGTTTGCAAAAATACAAAATTTATGGGGAAAAAGTGCACGGAAATATATGTTTTTTATAGATTTGTGCTAAAAAGATGTTAAAATGTTACGTAGAGTAAAGATAATGTTACATGTGGTACGAGAGGAAAACTATTGGTTACTTATTATAAAGTATATATGATAGATTAGGAGTATCTTTGCATTGGTTTTTAAAGTTGTATATGTCGGAACATTTAGGTTAGTTAGGTTTATACATAATAGTTAGTAGAATAGGTTTAGAATTTCTAAAAGATTTTGATATTATGGTTTTTCTATAGAATCATGATTAATTGGTTTTCGGGAATGGTGCGTAGTGATTACGCGCCATTCTATTTGAAAAGACCAGCATCCTTTTCTGTAAACTGGAACCTGACAATCCTTCATAATATAATAAGTTGACTGACAATAAATGATAAATCTAAAAATAATTATAACAATGAACAGAAAGAAAATGTTAATATCACTCGCTATGGCTATGCTGTCAATGGCGGGACTGGCTGCCGATAATCTGCCGGCACTCCGTGTGCAGGGTAAGAACCTGGTGGATGCCAATGGTAAGATTGTTGTCTTGCATGGTGTAATGGATACGCCAAACCGCTACTTCAACGGCAATCGTTGGGGCAAGGGCGGATACAATGTCGACGAAATCGAACCTTGCCTCAATTATTTCGAGAAGATGTTTACCGCCATCACTGATAAGGAGCAGGGAGCTTATTGCACCGTCTTCCGTCTGCACATGGACCCATGCTGGACTAACTGGGGTGCGCCAGCAGGAACGGGTGAAAACAATATCCAGTATTTTAGTGATTATCGATACGAGACATTCTTGAGCAGACTTTATGTCAAGCTTGTGGAGAAAGCCTTGGCTCATGGACTATATGTAATCGTTCGCCCTCCTGGCGTTTGTCCAAAGGATATCAAGGTGGGAGATGCATATCAGGCATATCTTAAGAAGGTGTGGAATCTCTTCGCTTCCAATGCCACCATCCAGAAGAATGCAGGACAGGTGAGCATCGAGCTAGCCAATGAGCCTATTAATGTGTTGCTGGCAGATGGCTCTCAATCAGACAAGGCTCTCCATGATTTCTTCCAGCCTGTGGTAGATGAGATTCGTGCCACTGGCTTCAAGGGTATTATCTGGGTGCCAGGTTCTGGCTATCAGAGCCAGTACCAGGATTACGCCAAGTATCCTATCACCGATAGCGAGAACAACTTCTCTTATGCAGTACATGTTTATTCCGGATGGTATGGAAATATGACCGATAAGAATTGCAATCATGATACTTTCATTCGCAACTTCAAAAGTCAGGTGCCGATGGTAGAAACGAAACCTATCATGGTAACGGAGATAGACTGGAGTCCGGAAGATCCGGACAAGGCGAGCGAAGGTCACTACAATGAGTGGGGACAGTGGACACAACCTAACCTGGGAAGCTGGGCAACAGCATCTACCTCGAAATGGGGATTGGCATGGAAGGCAGTTCACGACCACTTTGGCAATATCGGTATGACCCTTACCCATCCGCAGGAATATTACGATATTGATGAGTACTTGAAGAGCGGAATTGTGCA
This Segatella copri DSM 18205 DNA region includes the following protein-coding sequences:
- a CDS encoding cellulase family glycosylhydrolase; the protein is MLISLAMAMLSMAGLAADNLPALRVQGKNLVDANGKIVVLHGVMDTPNRYFNGNRWGKGGYNVDEIEPCLNYFEKMFTAITDKEQGAYCTVFRLHMDPCWTNWGAPAGTGENNIQYFSDYRYETFLSRLYVKLVEKALAHGLYVIVRPPGVCPKDIKVGDAYQAYLKKVWNLFASNATIQKNAGQVSIELANEPINVLLADGSQSDKALHDFFQPVVDEIRATGFKGIIWVPGSGYQSQYQDYAKYPITDSENNFSYAVHVYSGWYGNMTDKNCNHDTFIRNFKSQVPMVETKPIMVTEIDWSPEDPDKASEGHYNEWGQWTQPNLGSWATASTSKWGLAWKAVHDHFGNIGMTLTHPQEYYDIDEYLKSGIVQPGFQNAKKHGLFEDCCGYACMNWYKEWYLKQNPTGIKQLETQADVVSTLYYNIEGKEVEKPTAGVYIIKQLLSNGKIRSRKIFLK
- a CDS encoding hybrid sensor histidine kinase/response regulator transcription factor — encoded protein: MKPRIMMISMKSNLRTMRYIGLLLMFIFCLTAQNMMAQRGKLFNSDNQLSSNLATQVFQDSNGFIWIATRNGLNIYDGYNFMVIKKTYGNSNGLNSNYINCITQDEKGRIVLGTNKSLLILNGNRYCNVPMLDSRNKPINTYVTQVSRLHNGDIAVVTSGYGIMTKKIDANACYTVKGEVENLKYIHKILEDKQERLWIILENGKLLRKEKNGKLVSRIMGTEQLNTQDIRQDDKGNIYLATKNDGVYLLKAGSTIFTKIAGIGNLPIDNIYISRDQRLFIGCDGMGIFVYNPVTGFLQNNPLFCHEVNIAKSKITSIIEDFTGNIWVSMLQKGVFMQSQAQCDFNYMGYRLDSRNVIGENCITSLCANQGDQVWVGTDKDGLYLFDIKTGSINDHLLSNTTVLALCKDQKGKTWVGTYSNGIGFIDAGGSFHPFSLGIGNQAGIFDIQEDPQGNIWFATMGKGLFRLSPDGSIKQWKKQDGADNNLKKNSIPNDYLVKLSISKDGKRVFVATSVGLACYDRQKNSWTSTFGGVNCLNKGSFSHCVYTDSKNRVWFGTEDGAICYDPKQGYAHPKIYNTELGLSDNSVASIIEDYKGRIWIGTTCGLNQVDTEKGTINKYYSDNGLQSNEFSDAAACTLWGGKMLVMGGTGGINWFDTDKVKQHPWQAKVTISGLFLGNQPVYPDMESGIYTITDKAAYNSDKFSLSHEDNTFTIQLSTLTYNNVEQISYAYSINGEDWRTIQSGMNEQSFSHMPAGTYKFRVKAICNGYETPVKEFSIIVHPAWYASIWARLCYLLAFLGLCLRYIKHRKRKMEDQLILQQHIHAEEMGEAKLKFFMNISHEIRTPLTLILTPLFTLIKEDKDAHRQGIYDMMRKNSERILHLINQMMDLRKIDKGQMVMHMSETDMVAFIGDEYKLFCQQAIAKSIQFTFEHEDETLPVWIDRDNFDKVLMNVLSNAFKFTPAGGRIRITLSHSPHHVRIAIKDSGKGIQEEKLETIFQRFYQSTTTSNDRNVGTGIGLDLTRSLVELHYGTITAAHNKTLDEADWKEGSQFLITLPLGNEHLKPEEMIDAPEPQTAEDIKELEENMEEGNEENAADTANDAEEDFKSKAKSTIAVVEDDEAIRNFLKTQLQETYNILTFCNGKEALPEIIKQKPSLVISDIMMPEMDGNTLCTKIKNNVNTNHIPVILLTAMSREEDQLTGLQSGADAYVVKPFNMDILRRTIINLLNVRRTLKNKFIGNERQSDRQIAIEKDLSPKDQLMEQVMKVINDNIGNEDLSVDMIAREVGLSRVHLHRRMKELTNQTPHAFIRNTRLQYAEKLLSHSNKTISDIMFSCGFSNPASFSTMFKNFYGSSPRDYMQAHRKI
- a CDS encoding glycoside hydrolase family 43 protein encodes the protein MKKIAILSLSLTLAAAAQAQTAEFDYFKYAGNDARFNVEIDKTHQYYNPVLAGFYPDPSLCRVGDTYYLVNSSFTFFPGVPLSTSKDLVNWQPAGHVLDRTSQVPLKGQQVSAGIFAPAISYNKKNKTFYMITTNVGAGNFFVKSKDPSKGWSEPIYLKKIDGIDPSFFFDDNGKGYIVHNGPVVGGADYEGQRAIRCFEFDVKGDSIKGDFKEILRGGTHVEARPIWIEGPHLFKKGKFYYLMCAEGGTGGWHSEVILRAKNPMGPWEECPNNPILTQRTGLDPNRKDPVSSAGHADIVEDGKGNWWAVFLACRPYEEDMYNTGRDTYLLPVTWKNGWPEILAKNTPISTVGEKAGLKPAAKNEFSGNFSYVDNFEADNNKAGLKELNPRWMFLRDFVDCYKVENGKLKFNLLPGNIYKREPMSAIWARQQHGTFTAETEINFTPRNDKDIAGLALLQKEDHNFVLGKTMKNGKLMITLTRAEKNNVTIASAPIKGGKLKLKVEGHDRYYDFYYAEEGGSWQLLAKGVDASNLSTQKSGGFLGACIGLYASSNKE